The sequence GTTTACCCCCTTTGATCCCGACCGCCTGCTCGATTGGGTGTGGGGTTATTCATTTTTGCAGGAGCGCCCCATACTAGTTCCAAAGTCTCTCGCTTATTTCGGTCCGGGTTGCGGAGAGCGTTTTGTCTTTGAGACTTCAAATGGATGCGCTTTGGGTGGGAGTTTGGAAGAGGCCGTTTTCTACGGCCTTTTGGAAGTCGTCGAACGCGACTCCTTCCTGATGACGTGGTATGCTCAATTGCCTGTCCCCCGTTTGGATCCGACTTCCGCTGAAGATCGCGATCTGCGGTTGATGGTGGATCGTTTTCAAACGGTGACGGGGTATGATCTCTATTTTTTTAACACGACGATGGAGAACAACATTCCCAGTGTGTGGGCGTTGGCGAAAAACAGAAAATCGCAGGGAGCCCATCTGATCTGTGCGGCTGGAGCCCATCTGGATCCCGTCCGGGCGGTAAAAGGCGCAGTTCATGAATTGTCCAGCACGATGCGGATGCTTCATAAGCAATATGAGAAAAATCGAGAGAAGGCGGGTCATATGTTTCACGACTCAACTCTGGTGCGACAGATGGAGGACCATTCTATCCTATACGGCTTGCCGCAAGCGAAGAAGCGCCTGTATTTTTTGCTGGATGAAAAGCGTCCGTTGCGAAGGTTTGACCAGGAGTTCCAGCAAGAGAAAAGGCATATGGACTTGACCGAGGACCTGAAGGAAATACTCCAGGTGTTTCACCGATTGAACCTTGATGTGATTGTAGTGAACCAGACAACACCAGAACTGAGTCGAAACGGACTTTTTTGCGTAAAAGTGCTGATCCCGGGGATGTTGCCGATGACCTTCGGACATCATTTTACCCGCCTGGAAGGGATGGACCGGGTGTTGAGGGTACCGGTGGATCTCGGATATACCGAACAACCACTGACACTGGAACAGCTTAATCCACATCCGCATCCGTTTCCATAAGCCGTGGGGAGGGGAAAAGATGAGTCTAGAAACATTTTTGCACCATCTCCATTTTGACATTGCCAAGACTCAACCGCGAGATTGGAAGGTAGATTGGGAAGATACACCTCTTCCGTATAAACGTTACCACGGCTTGCCTGCAATCCCGCTTTCTTTGGAAGTACCGCTGACGCTCAAAGGATGCGAAGTGCCTGTAAAGCCGAAGATTCGCGAAATCGGCCATTTTTTCTGGTATGGATTCGGACTCTCGCAATTCTGCCAACCCGTCCATCCTTCGGGTGCCGTGGAACACGCGATGTACCGGCGGTTCGTTCCCTCCGGCGGAGCGCTGTATCCCAACGAATTGTACGTGTATCTGAACATGGATGAAGTCTCGCGGGGGATATATCATTATGATGCGGCTCATCACCGCTTGGTGTTGTTGCGGAAAGGCGATTATGATTCTTACCTGGCCCGGGCTCTCGGCTATCGCTGTGACGTGTCGGCTTATTTTGGTGTCGTTTTTGTGTCTACGATGTTTCAGAAAAATGGCTTTAAATATCATCACTTTGCTTATCGTCTGCAAGGGCTGGATACGGGCGTGTTAATCGGGCAGCTGCTGGAGGTGGCGAAGCGGTTTGGCTTTGAATCGGCGGTCTACTTCCGGTTTCTTGATCGGGCCGTTAACCATCTGCTGGGTTTGTCCGAATGGAAGGAGAGTGTGTATGCAGTCGTTCCGCTGGCGTTGGATCCTAGGGTTACGAGGTTTGATGAAGAGAATAATGACAAGTCGATCTCTGCCGAGGAGTTGTGCCGAGAGTTGACAGTGCTGCAACATGAACATGACATCCGGTCGAAGAGAAGGATCGAGTATCCAATGATCATCCGGATGAATGAAGCCTCCCTGCTGGAATCCATCAAACCGTTTCGGCAGGTAAAGGGGGAGAAGAACAGCAGCTGTGAGGGTGAGATAATCCTCCTGCCCCGTGTGGACCGGCTATCGTATGATCTGGCGGCAGTCTGTCGAAAGCGGTTTTCACCAGGGATCCATTTTGTCTTGGATCAGGTGAGTCAATCGCAACTGGCCGCTTTGTTACGGGAAGCGACAGCTTCTTTTTCGTATCGGAATGATTTGGATGGAGCACAGGAGAATCTCGTATCCCGTGTCTCACTGGTTGGATGTTTGCATGGTGTGGAAGGCATTCCGGATGGTGCTTACCATTATGACAGGGCCGCTCATGCATTCCGGCAGATACGCCCTGGAGATCATCGTCGGCGGCTGCAACAGGGAATGTCCTCGCATACGGTAAACTTGTCCCAAGTACCGCTCTGCTTTCATGTGACAGGGGATCGGGATCACCTCAAAGGGGCGCTGGGGTATAGAGGGTACCGCATTCAACAGATGGAAGCGGGTATGCTGACGCATCGTTTACTGCTGGCGGCGTCCGCCCTCGGGATGGGGGGGCACCCGCTTCTCGATTTTGATGCGGGCTCGTGTGATGAACTCTATCGTTTGGCTCCACAAGGAAAAACCAGTCTAATCCAAATCCCAATCGGTCCCTATCGTCTTCCTCCCCGTTTGCAGGGAAGTTTGCATGGTTGAATAAGCGGAAGAAATAGGTGAACAAGGCTGGCAGTATGCTTTTGTTCACTTTCTGTTCATAAAAAGATGGTAATATATTTGTAAATAATTAGGGGGACAATGGATGAACAAGAAAGTGAACGTTCTTATCATTGAAGATGATCCTTATATATGTGAGTTGATCACTTTATACGCAGAAAAAAGTGGATATACTGTTTACGTTGCTAACAATGGGATGGAAGGTTTGGAATTGTTTTATGATAACCCGCCAGATCTTGTCATTCTGGATATTATGATGCCTGAAATGGACGGTTGGGAAGTTTGCACGGAAATAAGACGATTTGATAAAACTCCTATTATCATGTTGACGGGGAAAGGCGAAAACGATGATAAACTGAAAGGTTTCGACCTGGGAACAGATGATTACTTGGTGAAACCTTTTGACCCAAACGAATTGATGGCGAGGGTCAAAGCAGTACTGCGGCGAACCAATCCGATGTTCAATATAAATGAGATCATTGAACTTCCCTTGTTGAAGATTGATCCTCAACAATACAAGGTGGTCTGTGATAAACATGAGATCGTGTTACCGCCCAAGGAAATGGAGTTGCTGTATTTTCTGGCCTTACATTCAAATCAAGTGTTTACACGTCAACAGTTGTTGGATCAAATATGGGGGTTGGATTTTGAGGGGGATCCGAGAACAGTCGATGTGCATATTAAAAGGATTCGAGAAAAATTGGGGGATTCCAACCCTTATTGGAAAGTGAAGACCATAAGAGGAGTTGGATACAAATTTGAGGTGAACAACCGGTGATTCGAATAAAAAGTATTTTTTTGAAGCTGTTTATCACCTATATCGTCATACTCATGGTGTCGCATGTCATTTTTACTTTCGCTTCCTATTTGTTGTTTCAGGATCATTTCGATCACGCACATCCGAATTCGGAAGGTTTAGACCGAATGAAGGCATTTGGATTGGCCTCGGTGATTTCGATTACCATTACCGGCTTGTTTACCTACTACCTTGCGAAAAGAATCACCGCCCCCATTCGGCAAATGAATCGAGTTGCCCTCCAAATTGCTAAGGGACAATTTGATCAAAAAATTAAAATCAAGACGCGTGATGAGCTGGGAGAATTGGGGAAGACGCTCAACTTTATGGCTCAGGAGTTGGCCGGTTTGGATCAGATGAGAAAGGATTTCGTAGCCAATGTTTCCCACGATTTGCGCTCCCCTCTCACTTCGATTCATGGATTTGTCCAGGCGTTTCTGGATGATACGATTCCGAACGAACGAAAGAGCCATTATTTAACGATTATGAAAGAACAAACCGAGCGAATGATGAAGCTGGTCGATGATCTTCTCGACATGGCTAGAATAGAAGCGGGACAGTTGGTTATCCGGCCTGTCATCTTTAATTTGTCGGAACGGGTTCGCCAAATCCTGGCTCGCATGGAACCTGAATTTGTGAAAAGACAGGTCCATGTGGAGTTGATATCTGAAGAAGAAAAAGACATCTACGTATTTGCCGATCCGGATCGGATGGATCAAGTGATCGTCAATTTGATTCAAAATGCCGTGCAATTTTCTCCACCCGATCGTTCTGTCGAAGTGTTTTTGAAAAAAGAAGGACAAGCGGTGGTGTCTATTCGAGATGAAGGACCGGGAATCAGGCAAGAGGACATGGAATCGATTTGGGAACGATTTTACAAAGCGGATAGAGCCCGGGCGAAAAATGCGGGTACAGGGCTCGGCTTGTCCATTGTTAAGCACATTTTAGATCTCCATCAAACCGATATTCAAGTGGAAAGTGAAGTAGGAAGAGGGACTACCTTCATTTTTACGCTTCCGATCGTTTTGGAGATGTCTAAAAAACCTCAAAACGAGTGATTCTCCGTTCATCTTCTGTTCATCAAACAGTGCTATGCTGGATTTTGTAGTAAAAATCATGAAAACAAAAAGGAGGATCTCTCGATGAGAAAACGCACAACAGACGAGGATAAACATATGGCTGATCCACCCCCCTACCCCGGTACACCGCGCTGGGTAAAGGTGTCTGGGATCATCGTGATCGCCCTGGTCTTGTTGCTTGTCATCATCATGCTCTTCGGAGGTGGTGACCACGGCCCCGGTCGCCACATTCCGTCCGATGACGCGGGTGGCCGGACACCGCTCAACGAACACAGGGTGCAACAGTCATGACCATGACACCCGGCCTTCGCAAGTTTGCTCTTATCGCGCATATTACTTCCTCGGTCGGCTGGTTCGGCGCGGTTACTGCCTATATCGCTCTCGACGTTGCCGTTGTAACCAGCGGGGATGCTCAAATATTGCGTGCCGCCTATATCGCGATGGAGTTAATCATCTGGTGGGCTCTCGTCCCGTTGGCCCTCGCCTCCCTGCTGACGGGGCTTGTCATGTCATTGGGCACCCCGTGGGGCTTATTTCGGCACTATTGGATCCTGTTTAAACTGCTGCTAACCCTCTTTGCCACCATCATCTTGCTGGGGCACACACAGACAAGCAGCTATATGGCAGGCGTAGCAGCAGATCCGACCACGTCCATTGCCGATCTCCAAGCGCTGGGGGGCTCACTGCTCCACTCCGTTGGCGGCCTGGTGGTGTTGCTTCTGATTATGATCCTGTCGGTGTACAAGCCGCGGGGCATGACCCCATACGGATGGCGTAAGCAGCATGAGCGGCGGAAGGTGTCGCAGCGATCGATGCAGTGACTCTTGAATGGCTATCGAGTGAACCCTGTCCTGACCTTGCTAAGGTGAACGACGGCTTAGGAGCGCCATCAATGGGAGTATTAAAATTTTTACAGACATTCTGTTAGATAGGCTAAATCTGTACGTGGCGATGAGTTGTAACACTATTGCATTATTTTCTGGAAAAATTCCTGAAACCTAAGGGCAATCCCATAGGCCTCAATCTTTTTTAATCACAGAAACTCCTATTTGGGTAGTTTAATTTAAATAATTTGCTGGATTAACATAGATATCCATACTTGGCTATGCGGTGATATTCTGATGAAAGCCGACAAGATGATGATGGCTCGTTCGTTGGAACTCCGTGTTCCCTTTGTCGATCGGGAAGTTTTTGATTGGGCCACCGTTTTCATCCCCATATCTAAAGCTAGGGGTTTTCTCGCTCGCAATGGTATAAGAGCGTGTTTGAATAAGTCCAGACTGTTTAACAAACCTTACTTTAAAAAGGAAGGGGGTGGATGATAAATGCCTGCCATAGTAAGTACTAATGTTCAACAATACCAATCCTGCATCGATATGTGTAACCAGTGCATGCAGGCCTGTGAAGAATGCCTGACGTCGTGTTTGAATGAACCCGATGTACAAGCGAGGATGGATTGCATTCAGGTACTCCGGGACTGTGCCGAAATTTGCTCCATCTCTTCCCGGTACATGTCTCGAAACAGTACGTACGCCAAGCAAATTTGTGGTGTGTGTGCAATGATTTGCGAGGCGTGTGCGCAGGAATGTGCCACATTTAAGGATGATCACTGCCAAAAATGTGCGGATGTTTGTCGGCAATGTGCGGCTGAATGCAGACAGATGGCTTCTTAACCTCACCCAAATACCTCAATGCTCCTCTAAAGATTGGGGTATTTGGGTTGGCCAAATGTATTCGATTTTCTGCAGATCTTTCAGAAAACTGTCAATATGATCATCGGAGAGGTGGATAAGGAAAAGGTCCGCTGTTTTCTCGTTGCCGTTCATGCATTGAATGACTACTCGCATAGGCGCAATGAAGACAGACCTGTGCGCAGTGCTGGGAGTGCGGGTCGGGGTAATACATGCATTCCTGGCCGCAAAGTTCACAGACGTGAGCATAGAGGAGTATAGGAAGTGCAGGGAGCCCTTTATCCCTTACTCAGGTTGGCGCATCCTTCATCCGGTAGAAAAAAACATTTTATATTTTCATAAGGTCCAATAAGTCCAGGTGTCAAATAGGCCCAAAAGGATTAGCACTAGTCCGGTGATTACACTGACTGTCCGGCTAAAGCGCCGTGAGCGTCGGATAACGGTGCCGTCCAGGCCGATGATCGATCCCAGGGTGACAAGCATAAGAACCGGGATCGAGGTGCCGATAGCGAAGACAGCTGGCAACACCCACCCGGCGCCATAAGAGAGGACGAAGGAGATCAGCCAGCCGAAAAACAGGGTGGCCATCGTGGGACAGAATGCCAGAGATACGGAAAAGCCCAGCAGAAAAGCGGATCGTCGTCCCCCAACCCGTAGGGACCAAGCTTTTAGACGGTCCGAAATTCCTATCCGGAACCCACGGAGCTTTAACCATCCTATCAGTAGCAATCCCGAAAGAACGAACAGGGGACCGAGTAGTTTCCGCATCCACTGGAACAGAGGAATCAAACTGGATTCCAAGGAGGTCCCAAACCAAAGGACTAAAACACCCAACAAGAGGTAGACCGATGCTTTTCCCACAAGGTAAGCGGCGGTTTCAGAGAGAATGTGGCCACCCCGGTTAGCCCGCTCCGTCAGATAAGACAAGGCAGCTGCGTTTCCAGTTAGCTGGCAGGGGGCCAGCGCCCCTATTAAACCGAGTAGAAACGCGCTCCATAGGGGACCTTGACCGGTGCTTAGATAATTTAATAGAGGAAGGCTTATGGCATTACTGATCTGACTGATCCATTCGTACATCAAGAACACCTCGTCGTTCGTTTCCTAAGAGTCTAGCGTAAATCGTGAATAAACAATGAAGAAACTTGCTAAAGACGTCTCATGGATCATCCCCAAACGTGTCGAAGTCTTCTATCGATACGGAAGGATCTGTGTTGGATACGTTCAGATTCCAAAGCAGATCGTTTAAAGGTGAGTGACTAGGGCGTGTCTGATCAATCCGTGGCGGGATCCCGGGTCGGTATGGCTGACTTCGTTTCGTTGCAAAAAGCGCATAGCGAGACCAGGGAACGAAGTGAGAGTACCTCCCAAAGCCGAGCGCCTAAAATGGCTCCGATCACTACATAAAAACTCATGTCCACTACGTATTCACGATATTTGGTTCCCTTAGCCAAGTAAAAAGCGACACCTACAGCCAACAGAACAGCCATGGCAATAATAAGTCCATAGGATCTCACAGGAAAATCGCCAATATAAAATAAAACAACTTTCATCTTTGGTAAAACCTCCATCTCCTATCATACATTAAGGTCAATTTGAATCGGATTTTCTTGCCCCTTTGATCGATTCCAATTCCTTCATTAGATGATGATTTTGCTCCATTAATTCACCCATCCGAATCTGAAGGGATTGTAATTCCTGTGGTGAAATTTCCGGTTGTTCTTTTGTAACTCTTTCGCCTTTCTGGGCGCTGTCTTTGTGAAACATCCCCCTCATACAAAAGATCATCATCAAGGGGCAGGCAAGAAGACCTAAGATCGTCAACCATTCCATTCCTTTCACTCCTCTTACTCAATACTGGTATGGAAAGCACCAGTGCACGATGGCCGGACACTGGTGCTTTTAATAAAAGTCGGACACAGGTGCTATTTTCTTAAAATTTCCTTTGTATTCTCATATTCTTCAATTGAAATTTCCCCGCGGGCCAACCGTATTTTTAACAGATCCAGGGGGCTTACGTTTGGGTCGGCCTCCCGAGGGGATTCTTGTGTATGGTTTTTATACTGTTTAGAAGACAGTCCGCAACATCCCACTTGGCATGGCCTTCTTAGTTTTTATTGTCCTCCCCATACGTTTTCATGACTTGAGCACAATCCTCCATCATCTGTTTTCCTTGGGGGGAATCCATGGCATCCATCATGTTCATCATACTGCCGTTCATCATCCCGGACATTCCATTGCCGGAATCCGTTTGATTGGCCAACGTAACCGGTACTGCAATCAACAGGGCTGCCACAGCAAGAGACGACAGCATCAGAATGATTTTCCTTTTCATTGGTATCCCTCCTTTCAGTGTTCATGTATCACCTTAACAAGAAGAGTTGTTCAATTTTTGATGAAAAAATGAAGAGGGTTGGTAATTTTTGTGATGAGATCAACGGTTCGTTGTCTTTACCTTACCAATGGGATATGGATTAGGTATGGAGACTCCTGTTTTTTGAAATCCATTCAGGGCAAAATAATCGCAGTATACAAAAACATAAAGGAAGTAATCCCATGGATGAAATGCTTTATCTCGTGGCTTTGGTTGTTGGCATCATCGGCGGACTCGCTTTGTGGCGTTATGCAAAAACCGAGCGACGTGAATTGATCCGTATGATTCGAAATCGCAGAAATAAAAAAAGGTAGTACCCAGGAATGGACGACGTAGACGCCGCTTGTCTGGCTGCAGTGGAAACCCTTCGTCATTTCCCGCTCTTTCGTAAAAAGGTTGTCGTCCATGGATATGTCTACGAGGTGGAATCAGGGGCGTTACGCATCCCGTATCACCAAATTGAGGATCGAGTGGATACGGCGCGTGAAACAGCCAAGGGCACATGGGGTGGATAACAACGGACATCTATTCCATAGAACCGAAAAAATAACCGGCCTCCTGATCGGTAGGGAGTGCCGGTTATTTGCGTCTACTCCCGTGGGATACTTAAATGAATACTTCTTCATGACCCACCAATGATGCGCATCAAAGAAGAACGGTGGAATTATCATCCTTTTGTTCCCTCATATTTTTATCAAATTTACTAAGTACAATGGAAGCAGCAACCATGTACGAACTCGATAACGGGGGATGTCTATGAAGAAAACGCAGATCCTCATCGTCGATGATGAAAGCAACATGCGCAATCTTCTCCGCCTGTACCTAACTCAAAACGGCTTTGATGTGATGGAGGCGGATAACGGTTTCAACGCTTTGGAGTTGATGGATCAAGAGTCGTTTGACTTGATCATACTGGATCTGATGATGCCGGGTATGGATGGATGGGAAGTCTGCTCCCAAATCCGCGAAACCCGGCAAACACCGATTTTGATGCTGACCGCCCGCACAGAGACCCAGGATCGGGTAAGGGGATTAAATATCGGGGCTGATGACTATCTGGTTAAACCCTTTGAACCGGAAGAGTTAATCGCCCGTGTTCATGCGTTGCTCAGACGCTCCCAATTGACCGAAGCTGCCAAGGAACAGCCGAAAAAAATCAAACGGAAAGAGATGACGATCGATCCGGAGAGCAGGCAAGTGTTCATCCTGGACCGTCCCGTCAAGTTGACACCGAAAGAATTTGATCTGCTGCTGTTCCTCGCGAGTCGTTCTCAGAAAGTATTCAGTCGGGACATGCTGTTGGACCATATTTGGGGAAGCGATTATTTCGGGGATATCCGCACGGTGGATACTCACGTCAAAGTCATCCGTGAAAAACTTCGAAAAGCGGGGCTGTCCGATTCGCCCATCCGTACCGTATGGGGAGTCGGCTATCAATTCCAAGGACATGAACATTCATGAGATCGAATCGAATCGTTTTCAAATTGGGCGGCACCATTATGCTTCTGTTCATCATGGTGTTGCTGCCTCTGGGCTTTGTTTTTAACCAAATTGTTTCCGGGTTTTATTACGGCCAGGTACGGGAGGATATCGATCACTTATCTGCCCGTTACGCTCAATCCATCGCCGAATCCCCCGATCCGATGACCATCCACATGGTGGAAATGATGGCCCGATTTTCAGAAGTAAAATTGTATATCGTGGATGACCGGGGAACCATCAAAGCCCGTTCCAACGTACTGGGCTTGCCTAAAAATGCGGTTTCCGATCAGGAATTATCAGCCCTGTCGCGCGGGGAATCCATCAAGAAAATCGATCAGGACCCCGCTTCAGGGAACCGATTTCTGGTCTCCGGCCATCCGATCTTTCGCGGACAAGACTTTTATGGCGGCGTTTATGTATTATCTTCCATCGATCGGATCGACCAATCGCTCCAAATCGTGCGGAACCTGCTGATACTTTCCGGGATGGGCGTCTTTTTTCTGGCTCTCGGATTGACATGGGTTTTATCCAGAAAACTGTCGGATCCGCTCATCCAGATGAAACGAGCGACCCGGCAAATCGCCAAAGGGGATCTGTCCGCCAGGGTGAAGGTGCCATCCGAAGATGAGATCGGAGCGCTGGCTCAAGCCATCAATGACATGGCCTTGGATCTTCAGCAAACCCGCACCACGCAGAAGGAATTTTTCGCAAACGTTTCCCATGAATTAAGGACACCCATCACTTATTTGGAGGGGTATGCCAAAGTCTTGAAAGAGGGGCTGTATCAAAGCGAGGAAGAAAAGGAGCAATACCTGGAGATCATTCGCCACGAATCAAAACGGCTAACCCGTTTGGTACAGGATTTATCCGATCTCTCCAAGATGGAATCGGGCCAACTGGAACTGCATTTCGAATGGATCGACCTGGCGGAAGTCGTACAGAATGCGGTCCGAAAAACGAAATTCAAAGCGGAAGAAAAAGATCTGGAGCTACACGTTCAAATTCCGGACGATCTACCTGCCGTCTATGCCGACGGCTTTCGAATGGAACAGATCTTCATCAACTTATTGGACAATGCGATCCGGTATACGGAAACAGGGAGTATTGGGGTTCAATTAAACGTCGACCGGGATCAGGTAACCATCCATATCAAAGATACAGGGATCGGGATTCCGGAAGAGGAGCTCCCATACCTGTTTGAACGTTTTTACCGGGTGGACAAATCGCGGTCCAGACAATACGGAGGAAGCGGACTGGGGTTGGCGATTGTGAAGCAGTTGGTCGATCTTCATGGGGGAAGAATCGAAGTGTCCAGTCAGATGGGGAAGGGGACCCGGGTTACCATTATCCTGTCGTTTCGACACCACCCCGGAGGAGAGGAGAAACACACATGAAATGGATCGAATGGTTGGTTGTTTTATCTCTGGTTGCCATCGGGCTAGCTTGTTTAACCATGTCCGCGACTGCATTTTTGGATACCCCTTCGATTCAACCGTACCTTCATATGTTAGTTCGGATCTGTCTCTGGATCGGCTTACCCGTTCTGGTTGTTGGTTTGGGGTATTGGATTTGGAGATGGAAAAGATAGGATAGGAAGGAGGTGAAATAACGTGCCGATGATGGATTGGGGAGGGATGCTCGTGATGATGATTTTCTGGGTTTTGCTCATCGGTTTAGCTGTTTATGGTGTCGTTGTAATCATAACTAAGGGGTTTGGGAAAAAGGAGAATACGTCTCTCCGGATTCTCGAGGAACGGTTTGCTCGAGGTGAAATCGATGCCGACGAGTATCAACAAAGAAAGGAGGTCTTAGAGAAAAAATAACCGATACCGTTTCGATGGGGGGGTCGATGGGCAAATGGTTTGCGACTTTTTACGACATGTGGATGGGTCCGTTGGAGCGGAAAGCGTTTGATCGGATACGGAAAAAGCTTGGTAAAAGCTCGGGGAAAGGGTGTTGGAGATCGGCTCAGGAAACGGTTGTTGCCATCGAACCGGAACCGGCGATCATCGAAGCAACAATTCAACAACAGGTTGAATCAGGGTGGGATCTGGAGGAGAGAACCATGAAAAGAAAACAGATGAAGATCATGATTGGGGCCATGGGCCTCTTAGCAGTGATGGCACTGGTTATTGGTTTTATTGCCTGGGAAAAAACACGTTCGACGGATCAATCCCCTAACCAGGAATCCCCACAGTCCGTCCTCAACTGGGATGTACCTTCGTTTCAATTTACGGATCAACACGGTCAACCCTTCGGCCTGTCGGATTTAGAGGGGAAAGTATGGGTGGCAGATATGGTATTGACCGAGTGTCGGGATATTTGTCCGGTATTAACGAGTAATATGGCACAGCTGCAAAAAAGGCTGGCCGAAGAGGGTGTAGAGGCACAGCTGGTGACTTTTAGTGTCGATCCGGAAACGGATACTCCTGACGTGTTAAAACAATACGGGGAGACATTCGGTGCCGATTTCGACAATTGGCGTTTTCTGACCAACCAGGACTTCGAAAAGATGAAACAGTTTATCGAATCCACATTTAACGTACCCGTCGAGCACAACCATGACCCTGATGCCACCTCTCCCGTGATGCATTCAGGTCGCTTCTTCCTGGTGGATTCCACCGGAAAAGTGGTGAAGCTGTACGACGGTGCGGAGCCGAATTATGACCAAATCATCCAGGATATAAAGGAACTGCAATCTAAGTAGTGCTTGCATCCAACGGATAAACGATGATTATTTAAAGGCCTCATGTTGATCTTTATGAAGTTTTGACGGATTTGCCTTTGATCTGGCCAAACAGAACCATTGGTGAAAACCGTAAGATAAATGAACCGACAGCAAATATGAAGAAATGACCCCAGTAAGGAGTGAAACACGCGATGACTCGTTGGATATTAGTAGCTTTGGCAACCCTTTTGTTGTTATCGGCGTGCAGTAACGGAACCCCTGATACGTTCCAGGCAAAACATATCCATGGATTTGCTTATACAGCGGAGGGTGAAAAATTGCTGACCGCCACCCATGATGGTCTGTATGCCTACCACGGTGGGAAATGGTCGGGTCCAATCGGGGAACCGCACGATCTCATGGGATTTTCCTTAACGAAAAAGGGGATTTACAGCAGTGGGCATCCGGCGCCGGATTCTGACAAACCGAATCCCTTGGGACTCATTAAAAGTACGAATGAAGGGGAAACATGGAAAACCATTGATTTTGAAGGGCAATCGGATTTCCATCAAATGACCGCTGGATTTCAAACCGGAACGTTGTATGTGATGAATGAACATCTCAACGACAAAATGGACAGAGGGTTTTACGTCTCTTTCAATGGAGGAGAATCCTGGGATTCATCCTCATTAAATGGGGTACAGGGAAATTTGCTTACGTTGGAGGCTCATCCGACTCGTGAAAAAGAAGTGGCATTGGGTACGGATTTCGGACTGTTCGTCTCCCGGGATGCCGGTGAAAAAGTGAACAAGATCGATGGCGGTCTGCAAGCGACGGCCTTGCTTTTTGACCGGAACCAGCCGGATTTCTTGTGGGTAGGGGGGTATACCAAGCAACCTATCCTAGTTCTATACAACATGCAAACGAAACAAAAAAAGACCGTCACTCTCCCCTTTGAAGACCCGGAGGATGCCGTTCAGTTTATCGCTCAAAACCCAACAAATCCAAAAGAAATAGCCATCGCTACCTTTAAGAAGAATATTTACACGAGTCAAGATGGCGGCCAAACTTGGAAGTCCATCATGAAAGATGGCGAGTCCATTCCAACAGGCTGATTAGA is a genomic window of Desmospora profundinema containing:
- a CDS encoding sensor histidine kinase — translated: MRSNRIVFKLGGTIMLLFIMVLLPLGFVFNQIVSGFYYGQVREDIDHLSARYAQSIAESPDPMTIHMVEMMARFSEVKLYIVDDRGTIKARSNVLGLPKNAVSDQELSALSRGESIKKIDQDPASGNRFLVSGHPIFRGQDFYGGVYVLSSIDRIDQSLQIVRNLLILSGMGVFFLALGLTWVLSRKLSDPLIQMKRATRQIAKGDLSARVKVPSEDEIGALAQAINDMALDLQQTRTTQKEFFANVSHELRTPITYLEGYAKVLKEGLYQSEEEKEQYLEIIRHESKRLTRLVQDLSDLSKMESGQLELHFEWIDLAEVVQNAVRKTKFKAEEKDLELHVQIPDDLPAVYADGFRMEQIFINLLDNAIRYTETGSIGVQLNVDRDQVTIHIKDTGIGIPEEELPYLFERFYRVDKSRSRQYGGSGLGLAIVKQLVDLHGGRIEVSSQMGKGTRVTIILSFRHHPGGEEKHT
- a CDS encoding SCO family protein; its protein translation is MGKWFATFYDMWMGPLERKAFDRIRKKLGKSSGKGCWRSAQETVVAIEPEPAIIEATIQQQVESGWDLEERTMKRKQMKIMIGAMGLLAVMALVIGFIAWEKTRSTDQSPNQESPQSVLNWDVPSFQFTDQHGQPFGLSDLEGKVWVADMVLTECRDICPVLTSNMAQLQKRLAEEGVEAQLVTFSVDPETDTPDVLKQYGETFGADFDNWRFLTNQDFEKMKQFIESTFNVPVEHNHDPDATSPVMHSGRFFLVDSTGKVVKLYDGAEPNYDQIIQDIKELQSK
- a CDS encoding urease accessory protein UreH domain-containing protein; translated protein: MYEWISQISNAISLPLLNYLSTGQGPLWSAFLLGLIGALAPCQLTGNAAALSYLTERANRGGHILSETAAYLVGKASVYLLLGVLVLWFGTSLESSLIPLFQWMRKLLGPLFVLSGLLLIGWLKLRGFRIGISDRLKAWSLRVGGRRSAFLLGFSVSLAFCPTMATLFFGWLISFVLSYGAGWVLPAVFAIGTSIPVLMLVTLGSIIGLDGTVIRRSRRFSRTVSVITGLVLILLGLFDTWTYWTL
- a CDS encoding SHOCT domain-containing protein is translated as MMDWGGMLVMMIFWVLLIGLAVYGVVVIITKGFGKKENTSLRILEERFARGEIDADEYQQRKEVLEKK
- a CDS encoding F510_1955 family glycosylhydrolase — its product is MTRWILVALATLLLLSACSNGTPDTFQAKHIHGFAYTAEGEKLLTATHDGLYAYHGGKWSGPIGEPHDLMGFSLTKKGIYSSGHPAPDSDKPNPLGLIKSTNEGETWKTIDFEGQSDFHQMTAGFQTGTLYVMNEHLNDKMDRGFYVSFNGGESWDSSSLNGVQGNLLTLEAHPTREKEVALGTDFGLFVSRDAGEKVNKIDGGLQATALLFDRNQPDFLWVGGYTKQPILVLYNMQTKQKKTVTLPFEDPEDAVQFIAQNPTNPKEIAIATFKKNIYTSQDGGQTWKSIMKDGESIPTG
- a CDS encoding DUF2933 domain-containing protein; translated protein: MEWLTILGLLACPLMMIFCMRGMFHKDSAQKGERVTKEQPEISPQELQSLQIRMGELMEQNHHLMKELESIKGARKSDSN
- a CDS encoding prolipoprotein diacylglyceryl transferase family protein, which translates into the protein MKVVLFYIGDFPVRSYGLIIAMAVLLAVGVAFYLAKGTKYREYVVDMSFYVVIGAILGARLWEVLSLRSLVSLCAFCNETKSAIPTRDPATD
- a CDS encoding response regulator transcription factor, which encodes MKKTQILIVDDESNMRNLLRLYLTQNGFDVMEADNGFNALELMDQESFDLIILDLMMPGMDGWEVCSQIRETRQTPILMLTARTETQDRVRGLNIGADDYLVKPFEPEELIARVHALLRRSQLTEAAKEQPKKIKRKEMTIDPESRQVFILDRPVKLTPKEFDLLLFLASRSQKVFSRDMLLDHIWGSDYFGDIRTVDTHVKVIREKLRKAGLSDSPIRTVWGVGYQFQGHEHS